From one Peredibacter starrii genomic stretch:
- the fbaA gene encoding class II fructose-bisphosphate aldolase → MKFKPGIVYGKALQDLYQYAKENKFALPAVNVVGTNSVNAVLETAKAVNSPVIIQFSNGGGQFYAGKSLKLDNDRAAALGAISGAHHIHMMAEAYGVPVIVHTDHAAKKLLPWIDGMLDAGEAYYKTHKKPLFSSHMLDLSEELLEENVEISAKYFKRMNAIETGIEIELGVTGGEEDGVDNSGIDSSKLYTQPEDVAYAYSHLREIGTNFSVAASFGNVHGVYKPGNVKLSPIILHNSQEYVQKKYGTAVKPVNFVFHGGSGSLQSEIREAIDYGVIKMNIDTDMQWAMWEGIKNFYKEKEAYLQGQLGNPEGPEAPNKKYYDPRVWLRKGEENFVKRLKVAFEDLNNVNRNG, encoded by the coding sequence ATGAAATTTAAACCAGGAATTGTTTATGGAAAGGCCCTGCAGGATCTTTACCAATACGCCAAAGAAAACAAATTCGCGCTCCCTGCTGTTAACGTTGTTGGTACGAACTCTGTAAATGCTGTGCTTGAGACTGCCAAAGCAGTTAACTCGCCAGTGATCATCCAATTCTCAAACGGTGGTGGCCAGTTCTACGCCGGTAAAAGTTTAAAACTTGATAACGACAGAGCGGCTGCTCTTGGTGCCATCTCTGGGGCTCATCATATTCACATGATGGCAGAAGCTTACGGCGTGCCTGTGATCGTTCACACCGACCATGCTGCGAAGAAACTTCTTCCATGGATCGACGGCATGCTTGATGCTGGTGAAGCTTATTACAAGACCCACAAAAAACCTCTTTTCTCATCTCACATGTTGGATCTTTCTGAAGAGTTACTTGAAGAGAACGTAGAAATTTCTGCTAAATATTTTAAGCGCATGAATGCCATTGAAACCGGTATTGAAATCGAGCTTGGTGTGACAGGTGGAGAGGAAGATGGCGTTGATAACTCTGGTATCGACAGCTCAAAACTTTACACTCAACCAGAAGATGTGGCGTATGCTTATTCTCATCTTCGTGAAATTGGCACAAACTTCTCTGTTGCCGCTTCATTCGGTAACGTTCACGGAGTTTATAAGCCAGGTAACGTAAAACTTTCTCCTATTATCCTTCATAACTCTCAAGAGTATGTTCAGAAGAAATACGGCACGGCCGTTAAACCGGTGAATTTCGTATTCCACGGTGGTTCAGGTTCACTTCAATCTGAAATTCGTGAAGCGATTGATTACGGTGTGATCAAGATGAACATCGATACAGATATGCAGTGGGCGATGTGGGAAGGCATTAAGAACTTCTATAAAGAGAAGGAAGCTTATCTTCAAGGACAACTAGGGAACCCAGAAGGACCTGAAGCTCCTAACAAGAAGTACTACGATCCACGTGTGTGGCTTCGTAAGGGTGAAGAGAACTTCGTTAAGCGCTTAAAAGTTGCTTTCGAAGATCTTAACAACGTAAATCGTAACGGTTAA
- a CDS encoding Nif3-like dinuclear metal center hexameric protein: protein MAQTQLNLVNYFNQLLTPGLFEDYAPNGLQVEGKTTLKRLAFAVSATQDSIQKAIAWGADGLVVHHGIFWKHQGARTITGGWGERVKLCVKNDLNLFGYHLPLDAHPEVGNAAAVANELKLVSQAPFALHKRQPLGIKGEFTTPLSASELKTKLATILNHQVILASPDETKQVKTIGIITGGANNEWIKSLEDGLDAYLTGEISEYNWHDSIEAGIHYYAGGHHATERFGTIALMNRVKKDLPDLEVTFFDSENPA, encoded by the coding sequence ATGGCACAGACGCAATTAAACCTGGTTAACTACTTTAATCAACTCCTGACTCCTGGACTCTTTGAGGACTATGCTCCCAATGGTCTTCAGGTAGAGGGTAAAACCACTCTGAAACGTCTCGCTTTTGCGGTGTCTGCCACTCAAGACTCCATCCAGAAGGCCATTGCCTGGGGTGCTGACGGACTTGTGGTGCATCATGGAATATTTTGGAAACATCAAGGGGCCCGCACCATCACTGGTGGCTGGGGTGAGCGAGTTAAACTTTGTGTCAAAAATGATCTGAACCTTTTTGGTTATCATCTTCCTTTGGATGCTCATCCAGAAGTGGGGAATGCGGCCGCAGTTGCCAATGAACTTAAACTCGTAAGTCAGGCACCTTTCGCTCTTCATAAACGTCAGCCGCTGGGAATTAAGGGCGAGTTCACTACTCCTCTTTCGGCCTCAGAACTTAAAACTAAACTCGCTACCATTTTAAATCATCAGGTGATCCTCGCCTCTCCGGATGAGACCAAACAAGTTAAGACCATCGGTATCATCACCGGAGGTGCTAACAATGAATGGATCAAGTCTCTGGAGGACGGATTAGATGCCTATCTCACGGGAGAAATCTCTGAATACAATTGGCATGATTCGATCGAAGCCGGCATTCACTACTATGCTGGAGGCCATCACGCGACTGAGAGATTTGGAACCATCGCTCTCATGAATCGTGTGAAAAAAGACCTACCAGATTTAGAAGTGACTTTCTTTGATTCGGAAAATCCGGCGTGA
- a CDS encoding MltA domain-containing protein, which produces MKLILALVALYSGLIFAQEVTPTVRLQQSVSFSDDLQFQNLDLAIERQLASFDRIGLKGQIKFGSKLYPKTVLRDSLILLRDLAKKALQCQRTNPATACLDQFNAAMNSQFAIYVPVVNKKTKNGTVKARTQTKFTSYYSPDLHGSRVPTERFKRAIYRKPDAPHDNYTRVAIDYKGALAGRGYEIFWVEESFYDLYLLHVQGGGRINVFDANGNKEVKYLSYDGKNSQPFKMVYHYMMAQGYLKPGDAGIPGQRRFLEEHPEKEEEVFGSCPSYVYFKESDQEPVGLNNIPLTENRSLAIDSRIYKTMGMINFVKVVKASHVDENGQVVKVPFSRFFISQDTGGAIRGNARCDLYFGYGPLAELTAYNLNDFGEQYFLIKK; this is translated from the coding sequence GTGAAGTTAATTTTAGCACTTGTGGCCCTCTATTCAGGCCTCATCTTCGCCCAAGAAGTAACACCGACTGTTCGTTTACAGCAGTCTGTTTCATTTTCAGATGATCTTCAATTTCAAAATTTAGATCTTGCGATCGAGCGTCAGCTTGCTTCATTTGACCGAATTGGCCTTAAAGGTCAGATCAAATTCGGCTCAAAGCTTTACCCAAAAACAGTTCTAAGAGATTCATTGATTCTTCTTCGCGATCTCGCCAAGAAGGCCCTTCAGTGTCAAAGAACAAATCCAGCGACTGCTTGTTTGGATCAGTTCAATGCCGCCATGAACTCGCAATTTGCGATCTACGTTCCAGTGGTAAATAAGAAGACAAAGAACGGAACTGTTAAGGCCCGTACTCAAACGAAATTCACTTCTTACTATTCACCTGATCTTCACGGATCTCGTGTTCCAACTGAAAGATTTAAGCGCGCCATTTACCGTAAGCCAGATGCTCCTCATGATAACTACACTCGTGTAGCAATCGATTATAAAGGTGCTCTTGCCGGCCGTGGTTATGAGATCTTCTGGGTAGAAGAGTCTTTCTATGATTTATATCTTCTTCACGTTCAAGGCGGCGGACGTATTAACGTTTTCGATGCCAACGGAAACAAAGAAGTTAAATACCTAAGCTATGACGGAAAAAACTCTCAGCCATTCAAAATGGTTTACCACTACATGATGGCACAAGGTTACTTGAAGCCAGGGGACGCTGGTATTCCTGGACAACGTCGTTTCCTTGAAGAGCATCCAGAGAAAGAAGAAGAAGTTTTCGGATCGTGTCCTTCTTACGTTTATTTTAAAGAATCAGATCAGGAGCCAGTTGGACTTAATAATATTCCTCTGACTGAAAACCGCTCTTTGGCGATTGATAGCCGCATTTATAAAACAATGGGGATGATCAATTTCGTGAAGGTAGTGAAGGCCTCTCACGTGGATGAAAATGGTCAGGTGGTAAAAGTTCCATTCTCTCGTTTCTTCATCTCTCAAGATACTGGCGGTGCCATTCGTGGTAACGCTCGTTGTGATCTATACTTCGGTTACGGCCCACTCGCTGAACTTACTGCTTACAATCTGAATGACTTCGGTGAGCAGTACTTCCTGATCAAAAAATAA
- a CDS encoding GNAT family N-acetyltransferase translates to MEPMPASVVPFKRVQDRPEVLTQVREIFFESSTRKEFKDESEREAFFQKYVGFYLDHYPELAWIGFSGEKVLGYLVAAPRSSDPELDKIQPHLKAFEAFFKDYPAHLHINCHHESRGMGLGSQLVRVLVAELKIMRIPGLHIMTGPDSQNRSFYKKLGFDFESEVPFRGTPILFMGRRL, encoded by the coding sequence ATGGAACCTATGCCAGCGTCTGTAGTTCCTTTTAAGCGCGTTCAGGATCGTCCGGAAGTCCTCACTCAAGTGAGAGAGATTTTCTTTGAAAGCTCGACTCGTAAAGAGTTTAAAGACGAGAGTGAGCGAGAGGCCTTCTTTCAAAAGTACGTCGGATTTTATTTAGATCATTATCCAGAGCTAGCTTGGATCGGATTTTCGGGGGAGAAGGTTCTGGGTTATTTGGTTGCCGCACCTCGAAGTTCAGACCCAGAGCTAGATAAAATCCAGCCTCATTTGAAAGCGTTCGAAGCATTTTTTAAAGATTACCCGGCCCATCTTCATATCAATTGCCACCATGAGTCCCGCGGGATGGGCCTTGGAAGTCAGCTAGTTAGAGTTCTGGTTGCGGAGCTTAAAATCATGAGAATTCCAGGACTTCACATCATGACTGGCCCAGATTCGCAGAATCGAAGCTTTTATAAAAAGCTTGGTTTTGACTTTGAGTCAGAAGTACCGTTCCGTGGGACGCCGATTCTTTTCATGGGTCGCCGTTTGTAA
- a CDS encoding tRNA nucleotidyltransferase/poly(A) polymerase family protein → MNFDKKKLESELPSFFPALLDELYLHGHVPTLVGGAVRDFFLFGSPGKDWDVELSHETIAFNKDQWKQLGKDLGRFGKVTFLPYEIIRLEAEGFQLEFSPPRKEHFEEDKNHHSNFTAEFLFKLPFEEAVLRRDFTINAMGFRFKSKKEIEHLDPLEGLRHLREKVLHFAGPDFGKDPVRFLRAHRFAEKYHFQFSPELKNVLDHMKVEGFTPNYLWTEMQKSQNPMGFLVRMLREKEHHPNMRLPLDASVLPKLPDVKKVLSDPKRHEAWIIALEWTEIPFESWREYFSVGSDTARRLARWAQSSKTFQKVLPETFHGEFEEVRDTANFELLFDWYFTTKQLLQKNPDLPLMKMIEDYLPDWIHLYRFEAVKDVKHIDPPFRAKYQVWNLCQRL, encoded by the coding sequence GTGAATTTCGATAAGAAAAAATTAGAATCAGAACTCCCTTCTTTTTTTCCGGCACTATTGGACGAACTCTATTTGCATGGCCATGTTCCAACCTTAGTGGGTGGTGCGGTCAGGGACTTTTTTCTATTTGGTAGTCCAGGTAAAGATTGGGACGTTGAACTCAGTCACGAAACCATCGCTTTTAACAAGGACCAATGGAAGCAACTAGGGAAGGACCTTGGCCGATTTGGGAAAGTGACTTTCCTGCCTTATGAGATCATTCGACTTGAGGCAGAGGGCTTTCAGTTGGAGTTTTCTCCTCCCCGTAAAGAGCACTTCGAAGAAGATAAAAATCATCACAGTAATTTTACCGCTGAGTTCTTATTTAAGCTCCCATTCGAAGAAGCAGTTCTAAGACGTGATTTCACCATTAATGCTATGGGGTTTCGTTTTAAATCAAAGAAAGAGATTGAGCACCTCGATCCTCTAGAGGGCCTCCGCCATCTAAGAGAGAAAGTTCTTCATTTCGCGGGCCCGGATTTCGGGAAAGATCCTGTGCGCTTTCTACGCGCACATCGATTTGCTGAAAAATATCATTTTCAATTCTCACCCGAACTTAAAAATGTTTTGGACCATATGAAAGTAGAGGGCTTCACCCCGAACTACCTTTGGACTGAGATGCAGAAATCCCAGAACCCGATGGGTTTTCTCGTGAGAATGTTGAGAGAAAAAGAGCATCATCCCAATATGAGACTTCCCTTGGACGCCTCTGTTTTACCTAAGCTCCCTGACGTTAAAAAAGTTCTCTCAGATCCTAAACGTCATGAGGCCTGGATTATTGCCTTAGAATGGACAGAAATCCCATTTGAGAGCTGGAGAGAGTATTTTTCCGTGGGAAGCGATACCGCCAGACGTCTCGCGCGTTGGGCCCAAAGTTCTAAGACCTTCCAGAAAGTCCTTCCGGAAACTTTTCATGGAGAGTTTGAAGAAGTTCGCGATACCGCGAATTTTGAATTGCTCTTTGATTGGTACTTCACCACGAAACAACTTCTGCAAAAGAACCCTGATCTACCGCTAATGAAGATGATTGAAGACTATCTTCCGGATTGGATTCATCTCTATCGCTTTGAAGCGGTCAAAGACGTTAAACACATCGATCCACCTTTCCGAGCGAAGTATCAGGTATGGAACCTATGCCAGCGTCTGTAG
- a CDS encoding LysR family transcriptional regulator codes for MIETSMLQVLIALSQNENISKAAEELNVTQSAVSQALKNLESKVGFSVVTRQGKSVNLTESGMRLAKVAKQYFKRIEETIEQIHLDNHDIKGRLHVGSLYGLGKTWLSSRMLGFLSQYPELEVRLSMDFPETIIKKFEQHEIDCLIMPEHLVPAFAEKLDLHTEHTTLVFSEKFNITNKTELKDILNIPIIFYENNDPNFYRWCREKFGVMPRNVKPRLVVNSFGQMLQAVNGGLGVAVVPTHVLQRSNMKSNLKTVGKEFEIFSNKVSFAFHADEAQSYKIKELYKYLHEAAKDL; via the coding sequence ATGATTGAAACATCAATGTTGCAGGTGCTGATTGCCCTGTCTCAAAACGAAAATATCTCAAAGGCCGCTGAGGAACTGAATGTGACTCAAAGTGCGGTTTCCCAGGCCCTGAAGAACCTTGAAAGTAAAGTCGGCTTCTCGGTTGTTACTCGTCAGGGAAAATCAGTGAATCTCACTGAGAGTGGGATGAGACTTGCGAAGGTAGCAAAACAATACTTCAAACGTATTGAAGAAACAATCGAACAAATTCACCTGGATAATCACGATATCAAGGGAAGACTACACGTAGGTTCTCTTTATGGTCTTGGTAAGACCTGGCTTTCAAGTCGTATGCTGGGATTTCTCTCTCAATATCCGGAATTGGAAGTTCGTCTATCGATGGATTTTCCAGAGACAATTATTAAAAAATTCGAGCAGCATGAGATTGATTGTTTGATCATGCCAGAACATCTGGTTCCAGCGTTTGCTGAGAAACTTGATCTTCATACTGAACACACAACCCTCGTGTTCTCAGAAAAATTCAACATCACGAATAAGACTGAACTCAAAGACATTCTGAATATCCCGATTATTTTCTATGAGAACAATGACCCGAACTTCTATCGCTGGTGTCGTGAGAAGTTTGGTGTGATGCCAAGAAATGTGAAGCCTCGACTGGTGGTGAACTCATTCGGACAAATGCTTCAGGCCGTGAATGGCGGACTAGGTGTGGCGGTGGTTCCGACTCACGTTCTTCAGCGCTCAAACATGAAATCGAATCTTAAAACAGTGGGTAAAGAGTTCGAAATTTTCAGTAACAAAGTTTCATTCGCGTTCCACGCTGACGAAGCGCAAAGCTACAAGATTAAAGAGCTTTACAAGTATCTTCACGAAGCAGCAAAAGACTTATAA
- the fusA gene encoding elongation factor G, whose amino-acid sequence MSIDKNLSKTRNIGISAHIDSGKTTLSERILFYCSKIHKIEDVKGGGAGATMDHMELEREKGITITSAATTVEWMGIDKKGIKYAEGDEKNIKINLIDTPGHVDFTVEVERSLRVLDGAILVLCSVAGVQSQSITVDRQMKRYRVPRMAFLNKMDRMGANPYNGVKALKEKLGHNAVLMQIPIGAEENFKGSVDLITMKAYYFDGDNGEIVREEAIPSELVEQAQKAREEMLDVVSAFDDNMMEAILDGKDISEEQIHAAVKKGVQTLAFTPVFMGSAFKNKGVQLLLNAVARYLPSPVTAEHSKAIDSKTGEKVELLPEYDKGLVCMAFKITDEQFGQLTYTRIYQGTLNKGDTLINTRTKKRVRVGRIVRMNSNDRENIDSASAGDIIAMIGVDCASGDTFVNEDGNLEHLSCEGMHVPIPVIELSIKAKDKEMQARMSKGLARFIKEDPTFHLFTDEESGETRIAGMGELHLEIYVERLKREYKAEVEIGAPQVNYRETIRGEAKLEYTHKKQTGGSGQFAKVAGKIKPLTDDRKEREDQVYRFNNEIKGGVIPNEFIPSCDRGFGDVMNKGPLAAFPVIGVDAFLQDGQYHDVDSSDMAFRIAARMAMRDAIKNANPIILEPIMKVEVETPQDYQGFVIGDLSSRRGVILGSETTDTGDAVINAHVPLSEMFGYATVLRSGTAGKAGYSMEFAKYEQCPSHVQDKVIAARKDKLNERAE is encoded by the coding sequence ATGAGTATCGACAAGAACCTGTCTAAAACTAGAAACATTGGGATTTCTGCCCACATTGACTCTGGTAAGACAACACTATCAGAACGCATCCTTTTCTACTGTTCTAAGATCCACAAGATCGAAGACGTTAAAGGCGGCGGCGCCGGCGCAACCATGGACCACATGGAGCTTGAGCGTGAAAAAGGTATTACAATTACATCAGCAGCTACAACTGTTGAATGGATGGGTATTGATAAGAAAGGTATCAAGTATGCTGAAGGCGATGAGAAAAACATCAAGATCAACTTGATCGATACTCCGGGCCACGTGGACTTTACTGTAGAAGTAGAGCGTTCACTTCGCGTTCTTGACGGCGCGATCCTGGTTCTTTGTTCAGTAGCAGGCGTACAATCTCAGTCTATCACTGTAGACCGTCAGATGAAGCGTTACCGCGTTCCTCGTATGGCCTTCCTTAACAAGATGGACCGTATGGGTGCTAACCCTTACAACGGTGTGAAAGCTCTTAAAGAGAAGCTTGGTCACAACGCTGTTCTTATGCAAATTCCTATCGGCGCAGAAGAGAACTTCAAAGGTTCTGTAGACCTTATCACTATGAAGGCCTACTACTTCGACGGCGACAACGGTGAAATCGTTCGTGAAGAAGCAATCCCTTCTGAACTAGTTGAGCAAGCTCAAAAAGCTCGTGAAGAAATGCTAGATGTTGTTTCAGCTTTCGATGACAACATGATGGAAGCCATCCTTGATGGTAAAGACATCTCTGAAGAGCAAATCCACGCTGCTGTGAAAAAAGGTGTTCAGACACTTGCTTTCACTCCGGTATTCATGGGTTCAGCTTTCAAAAACAAAGGTGTTCAACTTCTTCTTAACGCTGTTGCTCGTTACTTACCATCTCCGGTAACTGCTGAGCACTCAAAAGCTATCGACTCTAAGACTGGTGAGAAGGTTGAACTTCTTCCTGAGTACGATAAAGGTCTAGTATGTATGGCGTTCAAGATCACTGACGAACAATTCGGTCAGTTGACTTATACTCGTATTTACCAAGGTACTCTTAACAAGGGTGACACTCTAATCAATACTCGTACGAAGAAACGCGTACGTGTTGGTCGTATCGTTCGTATGAACTCTAACGATCGTGAAAACATCGATTCTGCATCAGCTGGTGATATCATCGCGATGATCGGTGTTGACTGTGCTTCGGGTGATACTTTCGTAAATGAGGACGGAAACCTAGAGCATCTTTCTTGTGAAGGTATGCACGTACCTATTCCTGTTATCGAGCTTTCAATCAAAGCTAAAGATAAGGAAATGCAAGCTCGTATGTCTAAAGGTCTTGCTCGTTTCATTAAAGAAGATCCAACGTTCCACCTTTTCACAGATGAAGAATCTGGTGAAACACGTATCGCTGGTATGGGTGAGCTTCACCTTGAAATCTACGTTGAGCGTCTTAAGCGTGAGTATAAAGCTGAAGTTGAAATCGGTGCTCCACAGGTTAACTACCGTGAAACAATCCGTGGCGAAGCTAAGCTTGAGTACACACACAAGAAGCAAACGGGTGGTTCGGGTCAATTCGCAAAAGTTGCTGGTAAGATCAAGCCTCTTACTGACGACCGTAAAGAGCGTGAAGACCAAGTTTACCGCTTCAACAACGAAATTAAGGGTGGTGTAATTCCTAACGAATTCATCCCTTCTTGTGACCGTGGTTTCGGCGACGTTATGAACAAAGGTCCTCTTGCTGCATTCCCGGTTATCGGCGTAGATGCATTCCTACAAGACGGTCAGTACCATGACGTGGATTCATCTGATATGGCATTCCGTATCGCTGCTCGTATGGCGATGAGAGATGCAATTAAGAACGCTAACCCAATCATTCTTGAGCCAATCATGAAGGTTGAAGTTGAAACTCCACAAGACTACCAAGGTTTCGTAATCGGTGACTTATCTTCTCGCCGTGGTGTAATCCTTGGATCTGAAACTACTGATACAGGTGACGCTGTTATTAACGCTCACGTTCCTCTTTCAGAAATGTTCGGATACGCGACAGTTCTTCGTTCAGGTACAGCTGGTAAAGCTGGTTACTCGATGGAATTCGCGAAGTATGAGCAATGTCCTTCACACGTTCAGGATAAAGTTATCGCTGCTCGTAAAGACAAGCTTAACGAGCGTGCTGAATAA
- a CDS encoding toxin-antitoxin system YwqK family antitoxin, with translation MGMLDRIKRRQLDGFKEFVINMETTGSTTRGQIFTAGVLEDPIFMSYVMKNIRTFKDFMELPSDDIDSVLTAQEQTLTIFAKCLWGSEESKIMEMESIIPRLMSRLKDELSYIKELTPQEVDAAKYYILKATRKLQMEEKINGFNWKFPPQDVFYPKQWKDGPGKIMFENGVLAAEGVYSKNKRIGSWRHNYDTGSILAEGDYLDGFKAGVWVFYYSNGQIKAQGKYKDDLKNGLWKEFDRNGHLTEIQYKEGVKV, from the coding sequence ATGGGAATGCTAGATCGTATTAAACGCCGTCAACTGGATGGATTCAAGGAATTCGTCATCAACATGGAAACCACTGGATCCACAACTCGTGGGCAGATTTTTACTGCCGGAGTTTTAGAGGATCCGATCTTTATGAGTTACGTGATGAAAAACATCCGCACCTTCAAAGATTTTATGGAGCTTCCGAGTGATGACATTGACTCTGTTCTGACAGCGCAGGAACAAACACTAACTATTTTTGCTAAATGCCTCTGGGGTTCAGAAGAATCCAAGATCATGGAAATGGAATCAATCATTCCACGCCTCATGTCTCGATTGAAAGATGAACTCTCTTACATCAAAGAACTGACTCCTCAGGAAGTCGATGCGGCCAAGTATTACATCTTGAAGGCCACGCGAAAGCTACAAATGGAAGAGAAAATCAACGGCTTCAACTGGAAGTTTCCTCCGCAGGATGTGTTCTATCCAAAACAATGGAAAGACGGTCCGGGAAAAATCATGTTCGAAAATGGTGTACTCGCGGCCGAAGGTGTTTACTCAAAAAACAAACGCATTGGTTCTTGGAGACACAACTACGACACTGGATCAATTCTTGCTGAAGGTGATTATCTCGACGGATTCAAGGCCGGAGTTTGGGTCTTCTACTACAGCAATGGTCAGATCAAGGCGCAAGGAAAGTACAAAGACGATTTAAAGAACGGTCTTTGGAAAGAGTTCGATCGCAATGGACATTTGACTGAGATTCAATACAAGGAAGGCGTGAAGGTCTAA
- a CDS encoding cysteine desulfurase family protein → MNLERLYLDYNATSPLSHSVIDWMKSGDVLFANPASQHSSGKASRKLINEGRTAIYQAFGKSEKDTKLFFHSGATEAFLTFTYSFSELARLKGGELLVCYSRIDHPAVANLSERYWGPHVKFLELVHNDDLTYNHTKNLEIIKDKKDNNPDLVVLYHHLWVHNETGFVSPLEELLPFKNIPDLYIHVDCVQAPGKIPEWQNLSVGDVWSFSAHKFGAFKGIGFSFFKKDLPFSALVLGGGQQQGLRSGTENPQGVKSIALALNDLKAFDVKANTKKREELENFIEGELRGIGGVLKGPRRNANTIYFYLNRLTSDIALALFDLNGLMISAGSACSSGAAKDSLVLLQLGKKEVAKNGLRLSFGFHLSDEELSKIKTLFHQTIERVKKN, encoded by the coding sequence GTGAATCTCGAACGTCTATACCTCGATTATAATGCTACATCGCCACTTTCTCATTCAGTCATTGATTGGATGAAAAGTGGCGATGTACTTTTCGCAAATCCTGCCAGCCAGCACAGTTCCGGCAAAGCATCTCGCAAGCTCATCAACGAAGGTCGCACGGCCATTTATCAGGCCTTCGGTAAATCTGAAAAAGACACGAAGTTGTTCTTTCATTCAGGCGCCACAGAAGCGTTTCTGACTTTCACATACTCATTTTCAGAATTGGCCCGTCTTAAGGGTGGAGAGCTTTTGGTGTGCTATTCACGCATCGATCATCCGGCCGTGGCGAATTTGAGTGAGCGTTATTGGGGTCCGCACGTGAAGTTTTTGGAACTCGTGCACAATGATGACCTGACCTACAATCACACGAAGAATTTAGAAATTATTAAAGATAAAAAAGATAACAATCCTGATCTCGTCGTTCTGTATCATCACTTATGGGTACACAATGAAACGGGATTCGTTTCTCCTTTGGAAGAGCTTCTTCCATTCAAGAACATTCCTGATCTTTATATCCACGTCGACTGTGTTCAGGCCCCCGGTAAAATCCCAGAGTGGCAGAATCTCTCAGTAGGTGACGTGTGGAGCTTTTCGGCCCATAAGTTCGGTGCTTTTAAAGGCATTGGTTTCTCATTCTTCAAGAAGGATCTTCCATTCAGCGCTCTTGTCCTCGGTGGTGGCCAGCAGCAGGGACTTCGCTCTGGCACTGAGAACCCGCAAGGCGTGAAAAGCATCGCTCTCGCTTTAAACGATTTAAAAGCGTTTGATGTGAAGGCCAATACCAAAAAGCGTGAAGAGCTGGAAAACTTCATAGAAGGCGAATTAAGAGGAATTGGCGGGGTCTTAAAGGGGCCACGTCGTAACGCAAACACCATCTACTTTTACTTGAATCGACTCACCTCGGATATTGCGCTGGCCCTATTCGATCTAAATGGCCTTATGATTAGCGCCGGCTCTGCCTGTAGTTCGGGTGCGGCCAAGGACAGCTTGGTGCTACTTCAATTAGGTAAGAAAGAGGTGGCCAAGAACGGCCTTCGTCTTTCATTCGGTTTTCATCTTTCTGATGAAGAGCTTTCAAAAATCAAAACCCTCTTTCACCAAACGATTGAGAGAGTTAAAAAGAACTAA
- a CDS encoding Rrf2 family transcriptional regulator, whose protein sequence is MRLTSKGRYAVRAMLDLTFHSNGNPVRLQEISTRQSISLHYLEQLFRKLRTGKVVKSVRGPGGGYVLSRAMDEISVKDVLDCVGENINPARDILGVPSSGIEILKDESGNEINAVVDTKEFNLTKSYFENLGTIMQDYLATTTLGDLSRKGAGAFGETAANTNNASAIRSNVGEMNQ, encoded by the coding sequence ATGAGACTTACATCTAAAGGACGTTACGCAGTTCGAGCTATGCTTGACCTTACTTTCCACTCAAATGGAAACCCAGTAAGACTTCAAGAAATCTCTACAAGACAATCAATCTCTCTACACTATCTTGAGCAGCTTTTCAGAAAGCTTCGTACAGGTAAAGTAGTTAAATCAGTTCGTGGTCCAGGTGGCGGTTACGTGCTATCTCGTGCTATGGACGAAATCTCAGTTAAGGACGTTCTTGACTGTGTTGGTGAGAACATCAACCCAGCTCGTGACATTCTTGGCGTACCATCTTCTGGTATCGAAATTCTTAAAGACGAATCAGGTAACGAAATCAACGCTGTTGTTGATACTAAAGAGTTCAACCTGACTAAGTCATACTTTGAAAACCTAGGTACAATCATGCAAGATTACCTAGCTACTACAACTCTTGGTGACCTTTCTCGTAAGGGTGCCGGAGCGTTCGGAGAAACAGCTGCGAATACAAACAACGCATCTGCAATTCGCTCAAATGTTGGAGAAATGAACCAGTAA